From Streptomyces sp. NBC_01460, a single genomic window includes:
- a CDS encoding DNA polymerase Y family protein translates to MSDQPAVLCLRFRRIGGGLPDSAGYEGLLALLGAFTPVVEAAPPGAALADVGGALRYFGQDAPGLASVIRVRALALHGVDCAIGAAANPMLARMAARQAAGGTTFVVPPGEHAGFLASKPAAALDGVGAATARTLCGYGLDSIGRIAAAPLATLQRITGVRTGRELWERANGIDRTRVVPNAAARSIAAERSFPRDELDPEQHRRALLSLTEELGARLRVDGQVCRSLAVSVRYADRTGYATLTRSRTLAEPTAHSVALTSLAYRIQDSFALQRARVRGIGLRAEGLHDAERAAHQLTFDPVDERARRIEAVSDRLRARFGPGAVKPGRLAA, encoded by the coding sequence ATGAGCGACCAGCCGGCCGTCCTGTGCCTGCGGTTCCGCCGGATCGGCGGCGGACTGCCGGACAGTGCGGGGTACGAGGGGCTGCTCGCCCTCCTCGGGGCGTTCACCCCGGTCGTCGAGGCGGCCCCGCCCGGCGCCGCGCTCGCCGATGTCGGCGGCGCGCTGCGCTACTTCGGGCAGGACGCCCCCGGTCTGGCCTCCGTGATCCGGGTGCGGGCCCTCGCCCTGCACGGTGTGGACTGCGCGATCGGGGCGGCCGCCAACCCCATGCTGGCCAGGATGGCCGCGCGGCAGGCGGCGGGCGGAACCACCTTCGTGGTGCCCCCGGGTGAGCACGCCGGGTTCCTCGCGTCCAAGCCCGCCGCGGCCCTGGACGGCGTCGGGGCGGCGACCGCGCGCACCCTGTGCGGATACGGGCTCGACTCCATCGGCCGGATAGCCGCCGCGCCCCTCGCCACCCTGCAGCGGATCACCGGGGTGCGGACCGGGCGCGAGCTGTGGGAGCGGGCCAACGGCATCGACCGTACGCGGGTCGTGCCCAACGCCGCCGCCCGGTCGATCGCGGCCGAACGCTCCTTCCCCCGCGACGAGCTGGACCCGGAGCAGCACCGCCGCGCGCTGCTCTCGCTCACCGAGGAGCTGGGTGCCAGGCTGCGCGTCGACGGGCAGGTGTGCCGTTCGCTCGCGGTCTCCGTGCGCTACGCCGACCGGACAGGCTACGCGACGCTGACCCGCAGCCGTACGCTCGCGGAGCCCACCGCCCACTCGGTGGCGCTCACCTCGCTCGCGTACCGGATCCAGGACTCGTTCGCCCTGCAGCGGGCGCGGGTGCGGGGGATCGGGCTGCGGGCTGAAGGGCTCCACGACGCGGAACGCGCCGCCCACCAGCTCACCTTCGACCCGGTGGACGAACGGGCGCGGCGGATCGAGGCGGTCTCCGACAGGCTGCGGGCCAGGTTCGGTCCGGGGGCCGTGAAGCCGGGGCGGCTCGCGGCTTGA
- a CDS encoding DNA polymerase III subunit alpha, with protein MSGFTHLHTVSGFSLRYGASHPERLAERAAERGMGALALTDRDSLAGTVRFARACEKAGVRPLFGAELAVAPQPGGEGLARRPRTPARGGAFVDESAPRVTFLARDGARGWAELCRLVTAAHAPDAGGPDTGQPLVARDALPAEGLTVLLGPASEVGAALAAGRPDRAAALLAPWREIYGDALRLEVVHHGREGAGPGSLRLAARTVGLAAEQGVRAVLTNAVRYADPGQGPVADVLDSARRLVPVDPRRSPLDSGERWLKDARAMREAAERITSAAGLGRGAGERLFAETRRTADACVVDPADDLGLGSVHFPEPRLVGAGLRTAQRVLASRAAAGMVRHGYDRRRDYWERMHHELDIIAHHGFATYFLTVSQVVDDVKGMGVRVAARGSGAGSLVNHLLGIAHADPVAHGLLMERFLSERRFVLPDIDIDVESARRLDVYRAIIGRFGAERVATVSMPETYRVRHAIRDVGAALSMDPAETDRLAKAFPHIRARDARAAMEELPELRAVAGQKERYGRLWDLVESLDALPRGIAMHPCGVLLSDDSLLRRTPVMPTSGEGFPMAQFDKDDVEHLGLLKLDVLGVRMQSAMAHAVTEVKRASGQELDLDAVPEGDPETYRLIRSAETLGCFQIESPGQRDLVGRLQPATFHDLVVDISLFRPGPVAADMVRPFIEARHGRAPVRYPHPDLEDALRGTYGVVVFHEQIIEMVNIMTGCGRGEADRVRRGLSDPESQARIKVWFARSAERRKYGAEVIARAWEIIEAFGSYGFCKAHAVAFAVPTYQSAWLKAHHPAAFYAGLLTHDPGMYPKRLLLADARRRGVPVLPLDVNQSAAAHRIELVSGEKGDTWGLRLALSDVHGISEAEVARIEAGQPYTSLLDFWQRARPGKPAAERLAQVGALDAFGANRRDLLLHLSELHRAQRSSGSGAAGAQLPLGGGHRTGTVGLPDLNDAERLSAELGVLSMDVSRHLMGDHHAFLEELGAVSAKRLREAGHGETVLVAGAKVATQTPPVRSGRRVIFTTLDDGTGLVDLAFFDDSHAACAHTVFHSWLLLVRGVVQRRGARSMSVVGSAAWNLAELAELRRTGGLDAVAARLAEEPASGEEEAPDDGRRIQLPTGYEMNPWSDLQPAGEGTPTGRKLWHQSQGSAG; from the coding sequence ATGTCCGGGTTCACGCATCTGCATACCGTTTCCGGGTTCTCCCTGCGGTACGGGGCGTCGCACCCCGAGCGGCTGGCCGAGCGTGCCGCCGAGCGGGGGATGGGCGCCCTCGCGCTGACCGACCGCGACAGCCTCGCCGGCACGGTCCGCTTCGCCAGGGCCTGCGAGAAGGCCGGGGTGCGGCCGCTCTTCGGGGCGGAGCTCGCGGTGGCACCGCAGCCGGGGGGAGAGGGGCTCGCGCGCAGGCCGCGTACGCCGGCCCGCGGGGGTGCCTTTGTCGATGAATCCGCACCCCGGGTCACCTTTCTCGCCCGGGACGGCGCCCGGGGCTGGGCCGAGCTGTGCCGGCTGGTCACCGCCGCCCACGCCCCCGACGCCGGCGGCCCGGACACCGGGCAGCCCCTGGTCGCCCGGGACGCGCTGCCCGCCGAAGGGCTCACCGTGCTGCTCGGCCCCGCGTCCGAGGTGGGCGCCGCGCTGGCCGCGGGCAGACCGGACCGGGCCGCCGCGCTGCTCGCCCCCTGGCGGGAGATCTACGGCGACGCCCTGCGCCTCGAAGTCGTCCACCACGGCCGTGAGGGCGCCGGTCCCGGCTCGCTGCGGCTCGCCGCCCGTACGGTCGGCCTCGCCGCCGAGCAGGGGGTGCGGGCCGTGCTGACGAACGCCGTCCGGTACGCCGACCCCGGGCAGGGGCCCGTGGCCGACGTGCTCGACTCGGCCCGCAGGCTCGTCCCCGTCGACCCGCGCCGTTCCCCCCTCGACAGCGGGGAGCGCTGGCTCAAGGACGCCCGCGCGATGCGGGAGGCCGCCGAGCGGATCACCTCCGCCGCCGGGCTCGGGCGGGGCGCGGGGGAGCGGCTGTTCGCGGAGACCCGGCGCACCGCCGACGCCTGCGTCGTCGATCCGGCGGATGACCTCGGGCTGGGCAGCGTCCACTTCCCCGAGCCGCGTCTCGTCGGAGCCGGGCTGCGCACCGCCCAGCGGGTGCTGGCCTCACGCGCCGCCGCGGGCATGGTGCGGCACGGCTACGACCGCAGGCGCGACTACTGGGAGCGGATGCACCACGAGCTGGACATCATCGCGCACCACGGCTTCGCCACGTACTTCCTGACGGTCTCCCAGGTCGTCGACGACGTGAAGGGGATGGGCGTACGGGTCGCGGCGCGCGGTTCCGGGGCCGGTTCCCTGGTCAACCACCTGCTCGGGATCGCCCACGCCGACCCGGTCGCACACGGACTGCTGATGGAGCGCTTCCTGTCCGAGCGGCGCTTCGTGCTGCCCGACATCGACATCGACGTCGAGTCGGCCCGCCGCCTCGACGTCTACCGGGCGATCATCGGCCGCTTCGGCGCCGAGCGGGTCGCGACCGTCTCCATGCCGGAGACCTACCGGGTGCGCCACGCCATCCGCGACGTCGGCGCCGCGCTCTCCATGGACCCGGCCGAGACCGACCGGCTCGCCAAGGCCTTCCCGCACATCCGGGCCAGGGACGCCCGCGCCGCGATGGAGGAACTGCCCGAGCTGCGGGCCGTGGCCGGACAGAAGGAGAGGTACGGGCGGCTCTGGGACCTGGTGGAGTCGCTGGACGCGCTGCCGCGCGGCATCGCCATGCACCCGTGCGGGGTGCTCCTCTCGGACGACTCGCTGCTGCGGCGTACGCCGGTCATGCCCACCAGCGGCGAGGGCTTCCCGATGGCGCAGTTCGACAAGGACGACGTGGAGCACCTCGGGCTGCTCAAGCTCGACGTGCTGGGCGTGCGGATGCAGTCGGCCATGGCGCACGCGGTGACCGAGGTGAAGCGGGCCTCCGGGCAGGAGCTCGACCTGGACGCCGTACCGGAGGGCGACCCGGAGACGTACCGGCTGATCAGGAGCGCCGAGACGCTGGGCTGCTTCCAGATCGAGTCGCCGGGCCAGCGTGACCTGGTCGGCCGGCTCCAGCCCGCCACCTTCCACGACCTGGTGGTCGACATCTCGCTGTTCCGGCCGGGGCCCGTCGCCGCCGACATGGTGCGGCCGTTCATCGAGGCCAGGCACGGCCGCGCGCCCGTGCGCTACCCGCACCCCGACCTGGAGGACGCGCTGCGCGGCACCTACGGGGTGGTCGTCTTCCACGAGCAGATCATCGAGATGGTGAACATCATGACCGGCTGCGGACGCGGCGAGGCCGACCGTGTGCGGCGCGGGCTCTCCGACCCCGAGTCGCAGGCCCGGATCAAGGTCTGGTTCGCCCGGAGTGCGGAGCGGAGGAAGTACGGCGCCGAGGTGATCGCCCGCGCCTGGGAGATCATCGAGGCGTTCGGTAGCTACGGCTTCTGCAAGGCGCACGCGGTCGCCTTCGCCGTGCCGACGTACCAGTCGGCCTGGCTCAAGGCGCACCACCCGGCGGCCTTCTACGCCGGGCTGCTCACGCACGACCCCGGGATGTACCCGAAGCGGCTGCTGCTCGCGGACGCGCGGCGGCGCGGGGTGCCGGTGCTGCCGCTGGACGTGAACCAGTCGGCCGCCGCTCATCGGATCGAACTGGTGTCTGGTGAAAAAGGTGATACATGGGGATTGCGGCTGGCGCTCTCGGACGTCCACGGCATCAGCGAGGCCGAGGTCGCCCGGATCGAGGCCGGGCAGCCCTACACCTCGCTGCTGGACTTCTGGCAGCGGGCCAGGCCCGGGAAGCCGGCCGCCGAGCGGCTGGCCCAGGTCGGCGCGCTGGACGCCTTCGGCGCCAACCGCAGGGACCTGCTGCTGCACCTGTCCGAACTCCACCGCGCCCAGCGGAGCTCCGGATCCGGCGCGGCGGGCGCCCAGCTCCCGCTCGGCGGCGGGCACCGGACCGGCACCGTCGGGCTGCCCGACCTCAACGACGCCGAACGCCTCAGCGCCGAGCTCGGCGTCCTCAGCATGGACGTGTCCCGCCATCTGATGGGCGACCACCACGCCTTCCTGGAGGAGCTGGGCGCGGTCTCCGCCAAGCGGCTGCGGGAGGCCGGGCACGGGGAGACCGTGCTGGTCGCGGGCGCCAAGGTGGCCACCCAGACCCCGCCGGTCCGCTCCGGCCGCCGGGTCATCTTCACCACCCTGGACGACGGGACGGGCCTGGTCGACCTCGCCTTCTTCGACGACAGCCACGCCGCCTGCGCGCACACCGTCTTCCACTCCTGGCTGCTGCTGGTGCGCGGAGTGGTCCAGCGGCGCGGCGCGCGCAGCATGAGCGTGGTCGGCTCGGCGGCCTGGAATCTGGCGGAGCTGGCCGAACTCCGGCGCACCGGCGGCCTCGACGCGGTCGCGGCACGACTGGCGGAGGAGCCCGCCTCCGGCGAGGAGGAGGCGCCGGACGACGGCCGCCGCATCCAGCTGCCGACCGGCTACGAGATGAACCCCTGGTCCGACCTCCAGCCGGCCGGTGAGGGGACGCCCACCGGAAGGAAGCTGTGGCACCAGAGCCAGGGGAGCGCGGGATGA
- a CDS encoding alkaline phosphatase D family protein, with translation MVAHSVSRRQMFGFGGAAAAALMLGTGAWEAQSAFAAPTLKGDPFTLGVASGDPTSDGVVLWTRLAPDPFAQDGLGGMPAKPVRVAYEVALDERFRRVVRRGSVVATPELAHSVHPEVHGLAPDRTYWFRFKAGSSISPVGRTRTTPAPWHSPRELKFAFASCQAWQDGYFTAYHHMAQEDLDLVVHLGDYLYESGVRTNKRGVTTDPKFHTETLDLARYRLQYGLYKSEAPLREAHANFPWIMTFDDHEVENNWADETSENNEDPKTFLLRRAAAFQALYEHAPLRHTQLPKGPDVQMYRRLPYGRLADFTMLDTRQYRDDQACGDGTTADCADRFDENRTLLGSRQRDWVLNGFSRSQARWQILGNQAPMGQTDQDPGTGTTVWTDPWDGYVAERNRLLAEADTRGVRNLVVITGDRHQNYAWDLKRDYADPGSATVGSEFVGTSVTSGGDGADMTAQGQTFLAANPHMKFFNSQRGYARVTVNRERWTTDFRVLPFVTKPDATISTRASVVVEDGTPGVQV, from the coding sequence GTGGTCGCGCATTCCGTGTCCCGCAGGCAGATGTTCGGATTCGGCGGGGCGGCAGCCGCAGCGCTGATGCTCGGGACGGGAGCGTGGGAGGCACAGTCCGCGTTCGCCGCGCCCACGCTGAAGGGTGACCCGTTCACCCTGGGTGTCGCCTCGGGCGACCCGACGTCGGACGGCGTCGTGCTCTGGACGCGCCTGGCTCCCGATCCCTTCGCCCAGGACGGCCTCGGCGGTATGCCGGCGAAGCCCGTCCGCGTCGCGTACGAGGTGGCGCTCGACGAACGGTTCCGCCGCGTCGTGCGCCGGGGCAGCGTCGTCGCCACCCCCGAACTGGCGCACTCCGTCCACCCCGAGGTGCACGGGCTCGCGCCGGACCGCACGTACTGGTTCCGCTTCAAGGCCGGCTCCTCGATCTCCCCCGTGGGACGCACGCGCACCACGCCCGCACCGTGGCACTCCCCGCGCGAGCTGAAGTTCGCCTTCGCCTCCTGCCAGGCCTGGCAGGACGGCTACTTCACGGCCTACCACCACATGGCGCAGGAGGACCTGGACCTGGTGGTCCACCTCGGCGACTACCTGTACGAGTCCGGCGTCAGGACGAACAAGCGGGGCGTGACCACCGATCCGAAGTTCCACACGGAGACCCTCGACCTCGCGCGCTACCGCCTGCAGTACGGCCTCTACAAGTCCGAGGCGCCGCTGCGCGAGGCACACGCCAACTTCCCGTGGATCATGACCTTCGACGACCACGAGGTGGAGAACAACTGGGCGGACGAGACCTCCGAGAACAACGAGGACCCGAAGACCTTCCTGCTGCGCCGGGCCGCCGCCTTCCAAGCCCTGTACGAGCACGCGCCGCTGCGTCACACCCAGCTGCCGAAGGGTCCCGACGTGCAGATGTACCGCCGGCTCCCCTACGGCCGGCTCGCCGACTTCACGATGCTCGACACCCGCCAGTACCGCGACGACCAGGCGTGCGGCGACGGCACCACGGCCGACTGCGCCGACCGCTTCGACGAGAACCGCACCCTGCTCGGGTCCCGGCAGCGGGACTGGGTCCTCAACGGCTTCAGCCGCTCGCAGGCACGCTGGCAGATCCTCGGCAACCAGGCGCCGATGGGCCAGACCGACCAGGACCCGGGCACCGGTACGACGGTCTGGACCGACCCGTGGGACGGCTACGTCGCCGAGCGGAACCGGCTGCTGGCGGAGGCGGACACCCGTGGCGTGCGCAACCTGGTCGTCATCACGGGCGACCGCCACCAGAACTACGCCTGGGACCTGAAGCGCGACTACGCCGACCCGGGATCGGCGACCGTGGGTTCGGAGTTCGTGGGCACCTCGGTCACGAGCGGCGGCGACGGCGCCGACATGACGGCCCAGGGCCAGACGTTCCTCGCTGCGAACCCGCACATGAAGTTCTTCAACAGCCAGCGGGGCTACGCGCGCGTGACGGTGAACCGGGAGCGGTGGACGACCGACTTCCGCGTCCTGCCCTTCGTGACGAAGCCGGACGCCACGATCAGCACGCGCGCGAGCGTGGTCGTGGAGGACGGAACCCCGGGCGTCCAGGTCTGA
- a CDS encoding lytic polysaccharide monooxygenase auxiliary activity family 9 protein codes for MAVITTARRRVAGSIVALGVAPLALTGLAAAPAAAHGSLSDPVSRVSACFAEGPENPRSAACKAAVAAGGTQALYDWNGVNIANAAGNHRQLIPDGKLCSAGNDKFKGLDLPRADWPSTPMKAGSHTFRFRATAPHKGAFELYLTKAGYDPSQPLKWSDLQEKPFATATDPTLVDGSYVFDGTVPQASGRQLIYTVWQRSDSPEAFYACSDVVFGGGSTAGGGSTGDTAGTAPAPAASAPSEEEIDEGAEKSSVEHNGHGDDDAATHAEVTEAAAPAEDAGNAEGTGANAPEPNNVAASPASAVPGDDALAETGGSSSTSYLAMGGAAALALGASALFVSVRRRSSGGAHRA; via the coding sequence ATGGCCGTCATCACCACCGCCCGTCGCAGGGTCGCCGGAAGCATCGTCGCGCTCGGCGTCGCGCCGCTCGCGCTGACCGGGCTCGCCGCCGCTCCGGCCGCTGCCCACGGTTCGCTGAGCGACCCGGTCAGCCGGGTCTCGGCCTGTTTCGCGGAGGGGCCGGAGAACCCGCGGTCGGCGGCCTGCAAGGCGGCGGTGGCGGCCGGCGGGACCCAGGCGCTGTACGACTGGAACGGCGTGAACATCGCCAACGCGGCGGGCAACCACCGGCAGCTCATCCCGGACGGCAAGCTGTGCAGCGCCGGCAACGACAAGTTCAAGGGTCTCGATCTGCCGCGCGCCGACTGGCCGTCCACGCCCATGAAGGCGGGCAGCCACACCTTCAGGTTCCGGGCCACCGCTCCTCACAAGGGCGCGTTCGAGCTGTACCTGACCAAGGCGGGCTACGACCCGTCGCAGCCCCTGAAGTGGTCGGACCTCCAGGAGAAGCCGTTCGCCACGGCCACCGACCCGACGCTGGTGGACGGCTCGTACGTCTTCGACGGCACCGTGCCGCAGGCGTCCGGACGGCAGTTGATCTACACGGTCTGGCAGCGGTCGGACTCCCCCGAGGCCTTCTACGCCTGCTCCGACGTGGTCTTCGGCGGCGGGAGCACCGCAGGTGGCGGGAGCACCGGTGACACCGCCGGGACGGCCCCCGCGCCCGCCGCGTCGGCCCCGTCCGAGGAGGAGATCGACGAGGGCGCGGAGAAGTCGTCCGTCGAGCACAACGGTCACGGCGACGACGACGCGGCGACCCACGCGGAGGTGACCGAGGCGGCCGCTCCGGCCGAGGACGCCGGGAACGCCGAGGGCACCGGGGCCAACGCGCCGGAGCCGAACAACGTCGCCGCCTCCCCGGCGAGCGCCGTGCCCGGCGACGACGCACTGGCCGAGACGGGTGGGAGCAGCAGCACCTCGTACCTCGCGATGGGCGGAGCCGCCGCGCTGGCCCTCGGTGCGAGCGCCCTGTTCGTCTCGGTCCGGCGCCGGTCCTCGGGCGGCGCGCACCGCGCCTGA
- a CDS encoding phospholipase: MRRRFTIPFAAVALSLPLALVPAASASAAPSDKPQVLSSWTQTSASSYNAWNSARNNQGAWSAYAFDWSTDYCSTSPDNPFGFPFQTACARHDFGYRNYKAAGTFSANKSRIDSAFYSDLKRVCAAYSGAKLTSCNSTAWTYYHAVDIFGVAPAKGAFTGQPQAA, encoded by the coding sequence ATGCGTCGCAGATTCACCATCCCGTTCGCCGCGGTCGCGCTGTCGCTCCCGCTCGCCCTCGTACCGGCCGCCTCCGCTTCGGCCGCCCCGTCGGACAAGCCGCAGGTCCTCAGCTCCTGGACCCAGACGAGCGCCTCCAGCTACAACGCGTGGAACTCCGCCCGCAACAACCAGGGCGCGTGGTCCGCGTACGCCTTCGACTGGTCGACGGACTACTGCAGCACCTCCCCCGACAACCCGTTCGGCTTCCCGTTCCAGACGGCCTGCGCCCGCCACGACTTCGGCTACCGCAACTACAAGGCCGCGGGCACGTTCTCCGCGAACAAGTCCCGCATCGACTCCGCGTTCTACTCGGACCTCAAGCGGGTGTGCGCCGCCTACTCCGGCGCCAAGCTGACCTCGTGCAACAGCACGGCGTGGACGTACTACCACGCGGTGGACATCTTCGGGGTGGCACCGGCCAAGGGCGCCTTCACCGGACAGCCCCAGGCCGCCTGA
- a CDS encoding esterase/lipase family protein, which translates to MLPWTRAPRTPRARRTLAVLLLTLAALVAPTATATAAPAQAAASSRGWNDYSCKPSAAHPRPVVLVHGTFGNSIDNWLVLAPYLVSRGYCVFSLDYGQLPGVPIFNGLGPIDKSAGQLDVFVDKVLGATGAPKADLVGHSQGGMMPNYYLKFLGGAEKVNALVGIAPDNHGTTLLGLTKLLPYFPGVEDLLTMKTPGLADQVAGSAFITKLNAGADTVPGVRYTVIATRYDEVVTPYRTQYLDGPNVRNVLLQDLCPVDLSEHVAIGTIDRIAFHEVANALDPARATPTTCASVVS; encoded by the coding sequence ATGCTGCCCTGGACCCGTGCCCCGCGCACCCCACGCGCTCGCCGCACGCTCGCCGTACTGCTCCTCACCCTCGCCGCGCTCGTCGCCCCCACGGCGACCGCGACCGCCGCCCCCGCGCAGGCCGCCGCTTCCTCCCGCGGATGGAACGACTACTCCTGCAAGCCCTCCGCAGCCCATCCCCGCCCGGTCGTCCTCGTCCACGGGACCTTCGGGAACTCGATCGACAACTGGCTGGTCCTCGCGCCGTACCTCGTCAGCCGGGGCTACTGCGTCTTCTCGCTCGACTACGGCCAGCTCCCGGGCGTGCCGATCTTCAACGGCCTCGGCCCGATCGACAAGTCGGCCGGGCAGCTCGACGTCTTCGTCGACAAGGTGCTCGGTGCCACCGGTGCCCCGAAGGCCGACCTCGTCGGCCACTCCCAGGGCGGGATGATGCCCAACTACTACCTGAAGTTCCTCGGCGGCGCCGAGAAGGTGAACGCCCTCGTCGGGATCGCACCCGACAACCACGGCACCACACTCCTGGGCCTCACGAAGCTGCTGCCCTACTTCCCCGGTGTCGAGGACCTCCTCACCATGAAAACCCCGGGCCTCGCCGACCAGGTCGCCGGCTCGGCCTTCATCACCAAACTGAACGCGGGCGCCGACACCGTGCCCGGGGTCCGCTACACCGTCATCGCGACCCGGTACGACGAGGTCGTCACCCCGTACCGCACGCAGTACCTGGACGGACCGAACGTACGCAACGTCCTGCTCCAGGACCTGTGCCCGGTCGACCTGTCCGAACACGTCGCGATCGGGACCATCGACAGGATCGCCTTCCACGAGGTGGCGAACGCCCTCGATCCGGCACGCGCCACCCCGACCACCTGCGCCTCGGTCGTGAGCTGA
- a CDS encoding DUF3533 domain-containing protein, with amino-acid sequence MTFADEVKNAVTARAALLVVGVLALQLLFIASYVGALHRPDPTDVPFGVVAPQQVSGRLVTQLDSLPGGPLDPRAVSDAAEARRQIENRELDGALVVSPTGATDTVLVASGGGTVLATSLATIIKEAEGPRQRTVRTVDVAPASPDDFDGLSSFYLVVGWCVGGYLCASILAISAGTKPANRQRAVIRTAVMALYSLAGGIGGAVIIGPVLGALPGSVWALSGLGALVVFAVGMITLALEALTGIVGIGLAVLLIVIAGNPSAGGAFPLPMLPDFWRAIGPALPPGAGTWVARSIAYFHGNAVTGPLLVLSAWAVVGTALTLLLSMRRRGTEETPRAATASDGGSHPG; translated from the coding sequence ATGACTTTCGCTGACGAGGTGAAGAACGCCGTCACCGCACGGGCCGCCCTGCTGGTCGTCGGCGTACTGGCGCTGCAGCTGCTCTTCATCGCCTCCTACGTCGGCGCGCTGCACCGCCCCGACCCGACGGACGTCCCCTTCGGGGTCGTCGCCCCGCAGCAGGTGTCCGGGCGGCTCGTCACGCAGCTGGACAGCCTGCCGGGCGGCCCCCTGGACCCGCGCGCGGTCTCCGACGCGGCCGAGGCCCGCCGGCAGATCGAGAACCGGGAGCTCGACGGCGCCCTGGTCGTCAGCCCCACCGGAGCCACCGACACCGTGCTCGTCGCCTCCGGCGGCGGCACCGTGCTGGCCACCTCGCTGGCCACGATCATCAAGGAGGCGGAGGGGCCCCGGCAGCGCACGGTACGGACCGTGGACGTGGCCCCCGCCTCCCCGGACGACTTCGACGGCCTCTCCTCGTTCTACCTGGTCGTGGGCTGGTGCGTCGGCGGCTACCTCTGCGCCTCGATCCTGGCGATCAGCGCGGGCACCAAACCCGCCAACCGGCAGCGCGCGGTGATCCGCACCGCGGTGATGGCGCTGTACTCGCTCGCGGGCGGGATCGGCGGCGCGGTCATCATCGGACCGGTACTCGGAGCACTGCCGGGCAGCGTGTGGGCCCTGTCCGGCCTGGGCGCCCTGGTCGTCTTCGCGGTCGGCATGATCACGCTCGCCCTGGAGGCCCTCACCGGCATCGTCGGCATCGGCCTGGCCGTCCTGCTGATCGTGATCGCGGGCAACCCGAGCGCGGGCGGCGCCTTCCCGCTGCCGATGCTGCCGGACTTCTGGCGGGCGATCGGCCCGGCCCTGCCGCCCGGCGCGGGCACATGGGTCGCGCGCTCGATCGCGTACTTCCACGGCAACGCGGTCACCGGCCCCCTGCTGGTGCTCTCCGCCTGGGCGGTCGTCGGCACGGCCCTCACCCTGCTGCTGTCGATGCGCCGCCGGGGCACGGAGGAGACCCCGCGGGCGGCGACCGCCTCCGACGGAGGCTCGCACCCCGGCTGA
- a CDS encoding response regulator: MTKVLVVDDDFMVAKLHCRYVSALDGFTVVGVAHTGADALRAARRLRPDLVLLDVYLPDMDGIQVLRELRAAEERDGGTHSADALFITAARDAGVVRAALRAGALHYLIKPFHRSALQEQLQHVASLRNRLDALDESRQEARQEDVDRIFGTRPPGSRELPKGLAAHTADLVERVLRAHPAGLSASECAEAGALSRVSARRYLEYFAVTGRAEVSLRYGGTGRPERRYRAVS; this comes from the coding sequence TGTCCGCCTTGGACGGTTTCACGGTCGTCGGCGTGGCCCACACGGGCGCCGACGCCCTGCGGGCGGCCCGCAGGCTCCGTCCCGACCTGGTCCTGCTCGACGTCTACCTCCCCGACATGGACGGCATCCAGGTGCTGCGGGAGCTGCGCGCGGCGGAGGAGCGCGACGGCGGCACCCACAGCGCGGACGCGCTCTTCATCACGGCCGCCCGCGACGCCGGGGTGGTCAGGGCGGCTCTGCGGGCGGGCGCCCTGCACTACCTGATCAAGCCCTTCCACCGCTCGGCGCTGCAGGAACAGCTGCAGCATGTGGCCTCGTTGCGCAACCGCCTGGACGCCCTGGACGAGTCCCGCCAGGAGGCCCGCCAGGAGGACGTGGACCGCATCTTCGGCACGCGTCCGCCCGGCTCCCGTGAACTCCCCAAGGGCCTCGCGGCCCACACCGCGGACCTGGTCGAACGCGTCCTGCGCGCACACCCGGCAGGCCTCTCGGCCTCCGAATGCGCCGAGGCCGGCGCCCTGTCCCGGGTGAGCGCGCGCCGCTACCTGGAGTACTTCGCGGTGACGGGACGGGCCGAGGTGTCCCTGCGGTACGGCGGCACGGGCCGTCCGGAGCGGCGCTACCGCGCGGTGTCCTGA